A single genomic interval of Terriglobus albidus harbors:
- a CDS encoding alpha/beta hydrolase — MFRWCAVWIAALSVSAAAQTWDPPVGHRVTYKNVDGRELGLWILEPKDVGARDYAAERPAVLLIHGGGWVNGAPGVHNDQAKAVAAHGAVAILLQYRLLAANSHEEPRICVEDTKSAMRWIRRHASELHLDAKKIAAGGSSAGGYNAAFAAVAAGWDDPQDDLRVSARPGALVLLNPALDVHYASNLFHHDEKLSPMSYVNKDVPPMLIMSGSDDPVIHADVLRRYAAQLKAAGVRCELHIYPGQVHSFYKKEPYLSETNALMVEFLYSLGFVYR; from the coding sequence ATGTTTCGCTGGTGCGCAGTTTGGATTGCGGCGTTGAGCGTCTCTGCGGCGGCGCAGACGTGGGACCCGCCGGTTGGCCATCGTGTCACCTACAAGAACGTCGACGGACGCGAGCTTGGGCTATGGATTCTCGAGCCGAAGGATGTCGGCGCCCGGGACTACGCCGCGGAACGCCCCGCTGTATTGCTGATTCACGGCGGCGGCTGGGTGAACGGTGCTCCTGGAGTGCACAACGATCAGGCGAAGGCGGTCGCCGCGCATGGTGCGGTTGCGATTCTATTACAGTACCGTTTGCTTGCTGCCAACTCGCACGAGGAACCGCGCATCTGCGTAGAAGATACGAAGAGCGCGATGCGATGGATTCGCAGGCATGCATCCGAACTCCATCTCGATGCGAAGAAGATTGCGGCAGGCGGAAGCTCTGCCGGTGGATACAACGCCGCGTTTGCTGCCGTCGCAGCGGGATGGGACGATCCGCAAGATGATCTGCGCGTCTCCGCCAGGCCGGGCGCTCTGGTGCTGCTGAACCCTGCTCTCGATGTTCACTACGCAAGCAACCTGTTTCACCACGACGAGAAGCTGTCACCGATGAGCTATGTGAATAAGGACGTTCCGCCGATGTTGATCATGAGCGGCAGCGATGATCCGGTGATCCATGCGGATGTGCTGCGCAGGTACGCAGCACAGTTGAAGGCCGCAGGCGTGCGGTGCGAACTGCATATCTATCCCGGACAGGTGCACTCGTTCTATAAGAAGGAGCCGTATCTCTCCGAAACGAATGCGTTGATGGTGGAGTTTCTGTATTCGCTGGGGTTTGTTTATCGCTGA
- a CDS encoding MBL fold metallo-hydrolase codes for MQTVQIERFYLGCLAHASYMVASEGVAAVIDPQRDVDIYLEAAAQNGWKIEYIIETHVHADFVSGHLELAQHTGAQIYLGAGSGAEFPHIAVKDGDSIEFGQCYLRFLQTPGHTLESICILMQDRGQPERPAAVFTGDTLFVGDVGRPDLSPTHTPQQLAAALYESLHKKLLTLPDDTEIYPAHGAGSLCGRNMSLESSSTIGKQRHSNYALQARSSEEFIHLLTDNLAAAPEYFAREVTLNRKGASQLSQLPRLAPLPAAEVHHLQNEGAVVLDTRPSAQFAAAHVPGSIHIALTGQYASWAARILGLDTPLIIVSEDPGSVRESQMRLARVGMESVAGYLEDGIAGWAKGGFDFDSIPQVAVVDLADLLNNEPDQVRVLDVREMAEVEAGAIPDSQNIPLGKLKARLGELPSEKLIVVHCKSGYRSSIAASILRHAGIRNVVNLMGGFEAWKAAGLPCTLPHPAVA; via the coding sequence ATGCAAACAGTACAGATCGAGCGCTTCTACCTTGGTTGTCTCGCCCACGCCTCCTACATGGTCGCATCCGAAGGCGTGGCCGCGGTGATCGATCCCCAGCGGGACGTGGATATCTATCTTGAAGCCGCAGCCCAGAACGGATGGAAGATCGAGTACATCATCGAGACGCATGTTCACGCCGACTTTGTCTCAGGACATCTCGAACTTGCCCAGCACACCGGGGCGCAGATCTATCTTGGCGCCGGGTCCGGAGCTGAGTTTCCTCACATTGCCGTCAAAGACGGAGACAGTATTGAGTTCGGCCAATGCTATCTCCGGTTTCTGCAGACGCCTGGGCACACGCTCGAAAGCATCTGCATTTTGATGCAGGATCGCGGTCAGCCGGAAAGGCCGGCCGCCGTCTTCACTGGAGATACCTTATTTGTCGGTGACGTGGGGAGGCCAGACCTTTCACCAACCCACACACCACAGCAACTCGCCGCCGCTCTGTATGAGAGTCTGCACAAAAAGCTGCTGACGCTTCCCGACGATACCGAGATCTATCCTGCCCACGGAGCGGGTTCCCTGTGCGGGCGCAACATGAGCCTGGAGAGCTCTTCGACGATCGGAAAGCAGCGGCATTCCAACTACGCGTTACAGGCGCGCAGCAGTGAGGAGTTCATCCACCTGCTCACGGATAATCTCGCTGCGGCGCCTGAGTATTTCGCCCGTGAAGTCACCCTCAACCGCAAAGGCGCGAGCCAGCTTTCTCAATTGCCGCGGCTTGCACCGCTGCCCGCCGCAGAGGTTCATCACCTGCAAAACGAGGGCGCCGTTGTATTGGACACGCGGCCATCGGCCCAGTTTGCCGCGGCGCACGTGCCCGGATCGATCCATATCGCGCTCACCGGCCAATATGCCTCGTGGGCGGCTCGCATTCTCGGCCTGGACACGCCGCTCATTATCGTGAGCGAAGACCCCGGGAGCGTGCGTGAATCGCAGATGCGACTTGCTCGCGTCGGTATGGAATCCGTCGCAGGATACCTGGAAGACGGCATCGCCGGCTGGGCAAAAGGCGGCTTCGACTTCGACTCGATTCCGCAGGTCGCTGTGGTGGATCTTGCTGATCTGCTCAACAACGAGCCGGATCAGGTTAGGGTGCTCGATGTGCGAGAGATGGCGGAAGTGGAAGCCGGCGCAATCCCGGACAGTCAGAATATTCCGTTAGGCAAGCTGAAGGCGCGTCTTGGAGAGTTGCCTTCAGAAAAGCTGATCGTCGTGCACTGCAAAAGCGGTTATCGCAGCTCAATTGCCGCCAGCATTCTGCGTCACGCGGGGATCAGGAATGTGGTCAACCTTATGGGCGGCTTCGAAGCCTGGAAGGCGGCCGGGCTTCCGTGCACACTCCCCCATCCTGCCGTGGCATAG
- a CDS encoding STAS domain-containing protein, which produces MKIEHQASHSVRFSIQRREDTASGVVIFQLSGPFTVRHMYGSISPVALDHILESTPSNTECGVHIFDLRQVPYMDFAGLSLIVHHCRECRCRGIHTIATGVDQRVLNRFKSSRMENVLPMTLAH; this is translated from the coding sequence ATGAAGATCGAACATCAGGCTTCCCATAGCGTACGATTCAGCATCCAGCGCCGCGAAGATACGGCGTCTGGCGTGGTGATCTTCCAACTGTCAGGACCATTTACCGTACGGCACATGTACGGTTCTATCTCTCCTGTTGCTTTGGACCATATCCTGGAATCAACACCGAGTAACACGGAATGTGGGGTTCACATCTTCGACCTCAGGCAAGTTCCCTACATGGACTTCGCCGGCCTCAGCCTGATTGTCCATCATTGCCGTGAGTGTCGATGTAGAGGAATCCACACCATCGCCACCGGAGTAGATCAACGCGTCCTTAATCGGTTTAAATCATCCAGGATGGAGAACGTGCTTCCGATGACGTTGGCACATTAG
- a CDS encoding peroxiredoxin has product MRINDIAPDFEAATTHGTIHFHDWLGDAWGVLFSHPKDFTPVCTTELGYLAGLKPEFERRNCKIIGLSIDPVNNHEKWAEDIEKSQGHAVNYPMIGDFDLKVAKLYEMLPAEAGDACDGRTAATNATVRTVFVIGPDKKIKLMLAYPMTTGRNFDEVLRVIDSMQLTTAHAVATPVNWKQGEDVIIVPAVSDEAAREKYPAGWNTVLPYLRLVAQPS; this is encoded by the coding sequence ATGAGAATCAATGATATCGCGCCCGATTTTGAAGCCGCAACCACACATGGAACCATCCATTTCCACGACTGGCTCGGCGACGCCTGGGGTGTGCTCTTCTCTCACCCGAAGGACTTTACGCCGGTGTGCACCACCGAACTCGGCTACCTGGCAGGACTGAAGCCGGAGTTCGAAAGGCGGAACTGCAAGATTATCGGACTCAGCATTGATCCGGTCAACAATCACGAAAAGTGGGCCGAGGACATCGAGAAATCGCAGGGACACGCGGTGAATTACCCCATGATCGGCGACTTTGACCTGAAAGTCGCAAAGCTCTACGAGATGCTTCCCGCCGAAGCCGGAGACGCCTGTGACGGCCGCACAGCAGCCACCAACGCCACGGTTCGTACCGTCTTCGTGATCGGCCCGGACAAGAAGATCAAGCTAATGCTCGCCTATCCGATGACCACCGGACGCAACTTCGATGAGGTACTGCGGGTGATCGATTCGATGCAGCTCACGACGGCACACGCGGTTGCTACGCCGGTGAACTGGAAGCAGGGCGAAGATGTCATCATCGTGCCCGCCGTCTCGGATGAAGCGGCCAGGGAGAAGTATCCCGCGGGCTGGAACACAGTGTTGCCTTATCTGCGTCTCGTAGCGCAACCGTCCTAA
- a CDS encoding NAD(P)/FAD-dependent oxidoreductase — MDYDAIIVGGSFAGLSAAMQLARARRRVLLLDSGKPRNRFAPFSHGLFGHDGQPPQAILANGRLQLLSYDTVSLSESLATSAARTGGKFGVTVADGTIHTASRLILATGVSDDLTGFPGLQERWGISIFHCFYCHGYEVAGKRLGVLATSDRALQTALLLPDWSEHVALFTNGVLTLNDEQLDALGARGVSVETTPVVALVGAAPGLSGLRLADGRVASVDAIFTNPRTRMSSALAEQLGCEFDEGPSGPFIRTGADKQTTVHGVYAAGDAARPGHNASWAVADGVTAGISCHQSLTLPQPSCR; from the coding sequence ATGGACTACGACGCAATCATCGTTGGAGGCAGCTTTGCGGGCTTATCTGCAGCGATGCAACTGGCGCGGGCGCGCAGGCGAGTTCTACTCCTGGATTCCGGAAAGCCGAGAAACCGGTTTGCGCCGTTCTCTCATGGCCTTTTCGGCCACGATGGGCAACCGCCGCAGGCTATTCTGGCGAACGGGCGATTGCAACTGCTCTCGTACGACACCGTGTCGCTCAGCGAAAGCCTGGCAACCAGCGCAGCCAGGACGGGAGGAAAATTCGGCGTTACCGTGGCCGATGGCACGATTCACACGGCTTCGCGCCTGATTCTTGCCACGGGAGTGAGCGATGACCTCACCGGCTTTCCCGGGTTGCAGGAGCGTTGGGGCATCAGCATTTTTCACTGTTTCTACTGCCATGGATATGAAGTAGCCGGAAAACGCCTGGGCGTACTCGCGACCAGCGACCGGGCTTTGCAGACAGCACTGCTGCTGCCGGACTGGAGCGAGCACGTGGCTCTCTTTACGAACGGCGTGCTCACACTGAACGATGAGCAACTGGATGCGCTTGGCGCGCGTGGAGTGTCTGTTGAAACAACGCCCGTGGTTGCCTTAGTCGGAGCGGCCCCTGGTCTCTCCGGGTTGCGCCTGGCGGACGGGCGCGTTGCCTCTGTCGATGCGATCTTCACGAATCCTCGCACTCGCATGTCAAGCGCGCTTGCGGAGCAGCTTGGCTGCGAATTTGACGAAGGCCCGTCCGGTCCGTTCATCCGCACCGGCGCCGACAAACAGACCACGGTACACGGAGTCTACGCAGCGGGCGATGCAGCACGTCCGGGACACAATGCCTCGTGGGCCGTTGCCGATGGAGTGACGGCGGGAATCTCCTGCCACCAATCTCTTACTCTGCCTCAGCCCTCGTGCCGCTGA
- a CDS encoding helix-turn-helix transcriptional regulator, which produces MLQTITASHKSLTPVIAPGPAKVLFTSREIDFPEPVLMERYVCEPGERVEAQLDAYVVSMHLARSTVFEQRTPLGRFRNIVKSEGAITLFPAGRITEVKVKGAAEFAYCAFAPEYMREVMEEEFSGRSIPLHIRTNLHDIRLRQLFERLIALLQSGSPCGRLYVDSLTHELAIRSLELHAERASAYREKISALPPYAFRRVAEMLGDNLHARIRLGDLASLCGYSRAHFLRMFQVTTGVTPYEYHMQMRIHHAMTLLTSSTSPLIDIAAACGFSSQSHLASVFRKRIGTTPSEFRRQL; this is translated from the coding sequence ATGCTCCAGACGATAACAGCCTCTCATAAATCATTGACGCCCGTCATCGCTCCGGGGCCGGCGAAGGTCCTGTTCACCAGCCGGGAAATCGATTTTCCTGAGCCGGTGTTGATGGAGCGGTATGTCTGTGAGCCGGGAGAGCGGGTCGAAGCCCAACTGGATGCCTATGTCGTCTCCATGCACCTGGCGCGTTCTACGGTGTTCGAGCAACGCACACCATTGGGCCGGTTCAGAAACATCGTAAAGTCAGAGGGCGCAATCACCCTGTTTCCGGCGGGCCGCATTACGGAGGTAAAGGTGAAGGGGGCGGCGGAGTTTGCCTACTGTGCCTTCGCGCCGGAGTACATGCGGGAGGTCATGGAAGAAGAGTTCAGCGGACGTTCAATCCCGCTGCACATTCGCACCAATCTTCACGACATCCGTCTGCGCCAGCTCTTCGAAAGGCTCATCGCGCTGCTGCAAAGTGGCTCTCCCTGCGGCCGGCTTTATGTCGATTCGCTCACGCACGAGCTTGCGATCCGCTCCCTCGAACTGCATGCGGAGCGAGCCTCAGCGTACCGGGAGAAGATCTCTGCATTGCCGCCGTACGCATTCCGTCGCGTTGCGGAGATGCTCGGCGACAACCTGCATGCGCGGATCAGGCTGGGTGATCTGGCATCGCTGTGTGGCTACAGCAGAGCCCATTTCCTCCGCATGTTCCAGGTCACTACCGGCGTTACGCCCTATGAGTACCACATGCAGATGCGCATCCACCATGCGATGACATTGTTGACGTCGTCGACAAGCCCGCTCATCGATATCGCCGCGGCATGTGGCTTCTCCAGCCAGTCGCATCTCGCAAGCGTCTTCCGGAAACGTATTGGAACGACGCCATCAGAGTTCCGGCGTCAGTTGTGA
- a CDS encoding efflux RND transporter permease subunit, protein MWIVRLALRRPYTFVVLSLLLFILGPVMMLRTPVDIFPNIDIPVVSVIWNYSGLSPEQLSDRIVVTFERNLTTTVNDIDHTESQTLNGVSIVKIFFHSNVNIAQAVAQVTAVAQTALRQFPQGTTPPLVIQYNASSVPVLQLGLSGQGLTEQQLNDFGLNFIRTQLATVQGAQMPFPYGGKQRQVQVDLDTHKMQAFGVSAADVVNTIGQQSIILPAGDVKMGHLDYQVETNSAPSTIEGLNNLPIKTANGATIYIRDIGNVRDGFPPQTNIVRVDGQRASLMTIQKIGKSSTLDIISNIRSALPAVLAQLPPQLKVKPIADQSVFVRGAISGVVREAVIAAALTALMILIFLGSWRSTIIIAVSIPLSIICSLLMLAALGETINIMTLGGLALAVGILVDDATVEIENINRNIEEGKEVEQAILDGAAQIAVPAFVSTLCICIVFVPMFFLGGVARYLFVPLAEAVVFAMLASYFLSRTIVPTMAKYLLKPHEHNAHKKGSIFTRMSQAFERGFEHLRSGYMKLLHLCVAHRVPVMLGMVAFWVISIALLYPFLGQDFFPSVDGGQFKLHLRGHTGTRIEDTAALCDRVEELIRQEVPSAEITSIIDNIGLPYSGLNLSYSNSAPVGTADADILVSLSEDHHPTGDYTRRLREKLLQQFPGVEFYYLPTDMVSQILNFGLPAQLDIQVVGQQVEQNRQFAETLMREIRHIPGTTDLRIQQPFNLPVWKLNVDRTRAQQVGYSERDVVQNVLVGLSGSFQTSPTFYLNPQNHVSYNIAVQTPESKVQNLSDLQNFPIALNGSGRDPQILGNLSTIERGTEQATVSHYNARPVIDIDGAVEGTDLASVAKRINQIVANHQKELPRGSQIFIRGQIQTMKDSFEGLIFGLIFSVVLVYALIVVNFQSWLDPFIIISALPGALCGIVWFLFLTHTHVSVPALTGSIMCMGVATANSILMISFAKDQMIAGENSRAAALQAGFTRFRPVLMTALAMIIGMVPMALGLGDGGEQNAPLGRAVIGGLLLATFGTLTFVPMFFSFMHRNDKPAVESTPDESEI, encoded by the coding sequence ATGTGGATTGTTCGCCTAGCGCTTCGACGACCGTACACCTTCGTTGTGCTGTCGTTGCTGCTGTTTATTCTCGGTCCGGTCATGATGCTTCGGACACCAGTCGATATTTTTCCGAATATCGACATTCCGGTGGTCTCGGTTATCTGGAACTACTCCGGTCTCTCTCCCGAGCAGTTGAGCGATCGCATCGTGGTCACGTTTGAGCGAAACCTGACCACCACGGTCAACGATATCGATCACACCGAATCGCAGACGCTGAACGGTGTTTCGATCGTCAAGATCTTCTTTCACTCGAATGTGAACATCGCTCAGGCGGTAGCACAGGTCACGGCCGTGGCGCAGACGGCGCTTCGCCAGTTTCCGCAGGGCACAACTCCTCCGCTCGTCATCCAGTACAACGCGTCGAGTGTTCCTGTCCTGCAACTTGGCCTTTCAGGACAAGGGCTGACCGAACAGCAACTGAACGACTTCGGCCTGAACTTCATCCGCACACAGCTCGCGACCGTGCAGGGCGCGCAGATGCCGTTCCCCTATGGCGGAAAACAGCGCCAGGTCCAGGTGGATCTCGATACGCATAAGATGCAGGCGTTTGGGGTGTCTGCCGCGGATGTGGTGAACACGATCGGCCAGCAAAGCATCATTCTTCCGGCCGGCGATGTGAAGATGGGGCACCTGGACTACCAGGTTGAAACCAACAGCGCTCCGTCCACGATCGAGGGGCTGAACAATCTGCCGATCAAGACGGCCAACGGGGCCACCATCTACATCCGCGATATCGGCAACGTGCGTGACGGCTTCCCTCCGCAAACCAATATCGTTCGTGTCGATGGACAACGTGCGTCGCTGATGACGATCCAGAAGATCGGTAAGAGCTCGACGCTGGATATTATTTCCAACATCCGGAGCGCCCTGCCGGCAGTCCTGGCGCAATTGCCGCCGCAACTGAAGGTCAAGCCGATCGCCGATCAGTCGGTATTCGTCCGTGGCGCGATCAGCGGAGTCGTTCGTGAGGCGGTCATTGCCGCCGCCCTGACCGCCCTCATGATCCTCATCTTCCTGGGGAGCTGGCGCTCAACAATCATCATTGCGGTCTCGATCCCGCTCTCCATCATCTGTTCCCTGCTGATGCTCGCCGCCCTGGGCGAAACCATCAACATCATGACGCTGGGCGGACTTGCGCTCGCGGTCGGAATCCTGGTGGACGATGCGACCGTAGAGATTGAGAACATCAACCGCAATATTGAAGAAGGGAAAGAAGTCGAGCAGGCGATTCTCGACGGCGCCGCCCAGATCGCGGTTCCGGCCTTCGTCTCCACGCTCTGCATCTGCATCGTCTTTGTGCCGATGTTCTTCCTCGGCGGAGTCGCGAGATACCTTTTCGTTCCCCTTGCTGAGGCGGTAGTCTTCGCCATGCTGGCGTCGTACTTCCTCTCGCGAACCATCGTTCCCACGATGGCAAAGTATCTGCTGAAGCCGCACGAACACAACGCGCACAAGAAGGGATCGATCTTCACACGGATGTCCCAGGCATTCGAACGGGGATTCGAACACCTGCGCAGCGGCTACATGAAGCTGTTGCATCTGTGTGTCGCTCATCGCGTCCCTGTCATGCTGGGTATGGTCGCGTTCTGGGTGATATCGATCGCGCTGCTGTATCCCTTCCTGGGACAGGACTTCTTCCCCAGTGTCGATGGGGGCCAGTTCAAGCTCCACCTGCGCGGCCATACCGGAACCAGGATCGAAGACACCGCGGCGCTCTGCGATCGCGTAGAAGAGCTGATCCGCCAGGAGGTCCCGTCGGCGGAGATCACCTCAATCATCGACAACATCGGACTCCCCTACTCAGGACTAAATCTCAGCTACTCGAACTCTGCCCCGGTCGGTACGGCCGATGCGGATATCCTGGTATCGCTCTCGGAAGACCATCATCCCACAGGCGATTACACCAGGAGGCTGCGCGAGAAGTTGCTGCAGCAGTTCCCCGGTGTTGAGTTCTACTACCTGCCGACCGATATGGTCAGCCAGATTCTCAACTTCGGCCTGCCCGCGCAGCTCGATATCCAGGTCGTCGGACAGCAGGTTGAGCAGAACCGTCAGTTTGCCGAAACGCTGATGCGTGAGATCCGTCACATTCCCGGAACCACCGATCTTCGCATCCAGCAGCCGTTCAATCTTCCTGTCTGGAAGTTGAATGTCGATCGCACACGCGCGCAGCAGGTTGGCTACAGCGAACGCGATGTAGTCCAGAATGTACTGGTCGGCCTGAGCGGAAGCTTCCAGACCTCGCCGACCTTCTATCTGAATCCCCAGAACCACGTCAGCTATAACATCGCCGTACAAACGCCGGAATCGAAGGTGCAAAACCTGTCGGACCTGCAGAACTTCCCCATCGCATTGAATGGCAGCGGCAGGGACCCGCAGATTCTGGGCAATCTGTCCACGATTGAACGCGGAACGGAGCAAGCCACGGTAAGCCACTACAACGCTCGCCCTGTCATCGATATCGACGGCGCGGTGGAAGGCACCGACCTGGCGAGCGTCGCCAAGCGCATCAACCAGATCGTCGCGAATCATCAGAAAGAGCTTCCACGCGGTTCACAGATCTTTATCCGCGGGCAGATTCAGACGATGAAGGATTCGTTCGAGGGACTTATCTTCGGCCTGATCTTCTCCGTTGTTCTTGTGTATGCGCTGATTGTCGTCAACTTCCAGAGCTGGCTCGATCCGTTCATCATCATCTCGGCATTGCCCGGCGCTCTTTGCGGCATTGTGTGGTTCCTGTTCCTGACTCACACGCATGTCAGCGTTCCCGCGCTGACCGGATCGATCATGTGCATGGGTGTCGCGACGGCCAACTCGATTCTGATGATCAGCTTCGCCAAGGATCAGATGATTGCGGGAGAGAACTCGCGCGCCGCGGCGCTGCAGGCAGGCTTCACACGCTTTCGGCCGGTTCTGATGACAGCCCTCGCCATGATCATAGGCATGGTGCCAATGGCCCTTGGCCTTGGAGACGGTGGCGAGCAAAACGCACCTCTTGGCCGTGCCGTCATCGGCGGCCTGCTGCTGGCGACCTTCGGAACACTGACCTTCGTCCCAATGTTCTTCTCCTTCATGCATCGAAACGATAAGCCCGCTGTGGAATCAACGCCGGACGAGAGTGAGATATGA
- a CDS encoding winged helix-turn-helix domain-containing protein has translation MSDFAKTLRFDVFELDMTSGELRRNGDRIKLPPQPFRVLALLVSRSGEVLTRAEIRERVWRDDTFVDFEQGLNFCIRQIREAVGDTAGTPRFIETLPRRGYRFLMPVETAASTVPKRLTRLIVLPFRILRSDPATDFLAFSLPDALATSLSTLKSLVVRSSLAASRFSAADPDFRKIAAEADVDLIVTGTLLAAGDEIRIVAQLTDAASGTLLCSQSMQTSIGNIFRLQDEITECVVNALELRLSATEQRILRQDVPSDAKAYEYYLRANQFSNDSKQWETARDLYLRCVEADPCYAPAWARLGRMHHVMAKFISSETPAEQRRAEAAFRQALDLNPDLGIAHKGYAQLEVDLGRAADAMKRLLSRARDAADPELFAGLVSPLRYCGLLDASVAAHRRAIALDPKIRTSVQHTWFLQRDYQRAANAKIENDPYIVGLSSAEAGRREEAIHGLRLLEEKVAGRMGHFARASRRLIEGDEAGSIAAVEAIVSSGFSDPEGLYYLTRHLAHLSQTDASLKLLERVVASGFSCYPAMVSDPWLDSIRACPQFSGLLDVVKDRSQAAEAAFESLEGRRTLHMES, from the coding sequence ATGAGTGACTTCGCTAAGACCCTTCGCTTCGATGTCTTTGAACTTGATATGACTTCCGGGGAGCTGCGCCGCAACGGGGACCGGATCAAGCTGCCGCCGCAGCCATTCCGGGTGCTGGCGCTGTTGGTCAGCCGCAGTGGCGAGGTGCTGACGCGCGCGGAGATCCGGGAACGCGTCTGGCGTGACGATACCTTTGTCGACTTTGAGCAGGGCCTGAACTTCTGTATCCGGCAGATCCGCGAGGCAGTGGGTGACACCGCCGGCACGCCTCGTTTTATTGAAACGCTGCCGCGCCGAGGTTACCGGTTTCTTATGCCTGTCGAGACAGCGGCTTCCACGGTACCGAAAAGGCTTACGCGGCTGATCGTTTTGCCATTCCGTATCCTCCGGTCTGATCCGGCGACAGATTTTCTGGCCTTCAGTCTTCCGGACGCGTTGGCGACGTCGCTTTCCACCCTCAAGTCGCTGGTGGTGCGCTCCAGCCTGGCGGCATCGCGATTTTCAGCGGCCGATCCCGATTTCAGGAAGATCGCAGCCGAGGCGGATGTCGATCTGATCGTGACCGGTACGCTGCTCGCCGCAGGCGATGAGATCCGCATTGTCGCCCAGCTGACGGACGCCGCAAGCGGTACGTTATTGTGCTCGCAGTCGATGCAGACCTCGATTGGCAACATCTTCCGTCTGCAGGACGAGATCACGGAGTGCGTTGTGAACGCGCTGGAGCTGCGGCTCTCGGCCACGGAGCAGCGAATTCTGCGGCAGGATGTGCCATCCGATGCAAAGGCCTACGAATATTACCTGCGCGCCAATCAATTCAGTAACGATTCAAAGCAATGGGAAACGGCTCGAGACCTGTATCTGCGCTGCGTGGAGGCCGATCCTTGCTATGCACCGGCGTGGGCGCGGCTGGGAAGAATGCACCACGTCATGGCCAAGTTCATCTCTTCCGAGACCCCTGCGGAGCAACGCCGAGCGGAAGCGGCCTTCCGGCAGGCTCTCGATCTCAATCCCGATCTCGGTATCGCGCATAAGGGGTATGCGCAACTGGAAGTTGATCTGGGTCGTGCAGCCGACGCCATGAAACGTCTTCTCTCCCGCGCCCGGGATGCGGCAGATCCGGAACTGTTTGCCGGCCTGGTGAGCCCTTTGCGCTACTGCGGCTTACTCGACGCCTCCGTGGCGGCACATCGTCGCGCGATCGCTCTTGATCCGAAGATCCGGACCAGCGTCCAGCACACGTGGTTTCTGCAAAGGGACTATCAGCGCGCTGCGAATGCGAAGATCGAAAATGATCCGTACATCGTAGGCCTGTCGTCGGCGGAAGCGGGGCGAAGGGAGGAGGCGATCCACGGGTTGCGCCTGCTTGAGGAGAAGGTCGCGGGCAGGATGGGCCACTTCGCGAGAGCCTCCCGCAGGTTGATCGAAGGCGACGAGGCGGGAAGTATCGCTGCTGTAGAGGCCATCGTCTCCTCGGGGTTCAGCGATCCGGAAGGACTCTATTACCTCACCCGGCACCTGGCTCACCTGAGTCAGACAGACGCCTCCCTCAAGCTGCTCGAGCGCGTTGTTGCGAGCGGTTTCTCCTGCTACCCGGCGATGGTGTCCGATCCCTGGCTGGACTCGATTCGCGCATGTCCGCAATTTTCGGGGCTGCTGGATGTGGTGAAGGATAGAAGCCAGGCAGCGGAGGCCGCGTTCGAGTCGCTCGAAGGCCGTCGAACGTTGCATATGGAATCCTGA